The following nucleotide sequence is from Streptomyces sp. NBC_00237.
CGGAGTCTCCACCACTTCCGGCAGGAACGCGGCCCGGGGCACGGAGGCGACCACCTCGCGCCAACTCGATTCCACAGTCGCCTTGTTGGTGAGAATTCGTAGCAGCTCTTCGGGTGAGCTCACTTTCCCTTCCCTTCATCCTTCTTCGGCGGATTCGAGACGGGACGGTTCCACTGTCCGTCCGACTCGCGGGGCGACTGCTGCTTGTCCCCGTCGGACCCGCCCTTGCCGTCACCGTGTGTGCCCATGCGTGGGCTGCCGGGCCGGAGGGCTTGGGCGAGTCGGAGGGCTTCTCCGGCGTGGAGACGGCCGAGCTCGACCAGGGGGCGACCAGAAGTCGCGCCGGTCAGGTCGATCCGCAGCGAGGGGAGGGTGACCTGCGCGGCGGTGAGGGCCTGAGTGAGGAGGTCGACGGCGTGCTGGGCCTCGGCGAGGGCGGACTTGACGGTGCCGTGTGGGGCGACCGGTGTGTTGGCCATGCTCATGAGGCTAGAAGCGGGTCATGTTGCCGTTCTACGTTCTTGCGCGAGCTTGCATGCGGGCTTTTCGAGCGCGGCGATTGCCTCCGTGATGAGAGAGCGCGCCGCCGCCCCGTGGACGGCCATCGGGGACAGCTTGGCAAAGGCTTTCGCGTAGACGGCTACTTCGCTGGGTGCAGTGACGTTCACAGCGGCGGTCAGCAACTCCACGCTCACCCTGTGTCCGTCAAACAGGTAGAAGGCTTCGAGTGGCCAGACGCGTCGACTCGCGGTGAAGGGAATGATCCCGAGGCTGACGTTCGGCAGGGCCATGACGGCGAGCAGGTAGCCAAGCTGGCCAGCCATCGTCCGGGCGTCGCCGATGCGGTAGCGCAGAACCGTCTCTTCTACGAGGAAGGCGAACCGGCGCTTGCCGTCCTGGACGACGTGCGAACGTGCCACACGCGCGGCGGCGGCCTCAGGGGAGTCGTCGGGGGTGTCCTGGAACGTGGCGATCGTCGACAGCAGCGCGGTCGCGTAAGCCTCGGTTTGGAGCATTCCCGGCACGACGTTGGAGCAGTACACCCGAAAGCTGTGGGTCCCTTCGTACAGCGGGACTATCTCCTCCTGAGCGCGACGCATACCGTGCCGGTGAAGCCGCTTCCAGTGCACGTACATCTGGTCGGCCTGCTGGTTGGCGGCCACCAGGTCAGGGGCCTGGTCCTCGGCATCACATGCCGTGCACCAAGCCCTGACATCCGCATCGGACGGCGGGGTCTTGGCGTGCTCGATGCGGGAGGACTTCGCCGGGCTCCAACCGCACCGCAGTGCCAGATCGCGGCCCGACAGCCCAGCCGCACGACGTAGTTCCCCCAGCCGAGCGGCGAGGGCTTCGCGGGCTGCTTGTGCGGCGGACGAGGCTGCGGGCAAGGCGAGGCTTCCAGTGGACGATGCGGTCAGACCGCGTACTTTGCGTGCGGGATGCCATGCTCCCAGACGAGCCCGAAGGCTCGGGCGGCGAGTTCGATCACTTCGGGTTCCGTGCGCATCTCCCACTTCGGGTCGGCCCAACCTCCGTCGCCGGAGAAGTGGTTGAACAGTACTGCGGTGCGGTCGAAGAGCCAGAAGTCGTTACCCGGCAAGGGGATGGCCGAAGCCAGCCTCCGAGGCAGCCAGCGCACTTCTTCCCCGGCGAGCACGTTGACCGATGCGCCCGCGTGTTCGTAGCGGATGTACTCGGTCACCGGTTCGGAGACGATGCGGGCCCGCCGTACGGTTACGCCCCGAGCCACAGTGCGGCCGATCAGGTCGACCCACGGAGCCCAGTAGGCCGAGTCAGGGTCGGTGTCGCGTTCCCCGGTGTTGCGCCAGTGCTCGAAGTCGGATGCTTCGTCGCCCACGTCGTAGGTGTCACGCATCTCCAAGTGGAATGCGGAGTGCTCGGCGGCGGCGAGCAGTGCTTCAAAGCTGGGAGCGTCGTTCTGCGACATCACACGCCTTCCTGATGATGGACACCATGCGGGCCGGAACTCGAATCACGGCCTCGTGCGGCGGAATGCCGGGCGCGTGACCGGGCGCTTCGAACCTGGCGCACTCGGCCTGGAGTTCAGCGCTGGGCTTCCATCCCTGGAACACGAGCTCCGCCGTCTCCTCGTCCACCCACACGGTGGGGGAACCCTGCTGGCCGGTGTCCGGGTCGATTCCGACGAACTTTAGTCTCACGGTGATCTCCCGAGTCCGGTCGATTGCGCGTCGTTGCACGACCATCACTTGCTGGCGAGTCCTCGTCAAGAGCGAACGGGTGTGCCAACTGTGCCCCAAGTCGATTGAGCGCGGGGTGCGTTGGGCCCCTCGGGAGCTTGAGACCCGGGTGGCGAGATTCGAGTCTTCTTTACTCGGAAGGGTGGGTGGGACTGATCCCCGCCCACCCACCCTTTCCCGAGCGCGGGACGCGTGCGCGTGACGGGCGTGCGGGCTTCAACTTGCCCACGGCGTCCGCGAGATGACTTCTTGTGATCGGGTCGCGACCATGTGTTGCGGACGTGTACCGTGCGTCACAACAAGACGACCCCCATGCGGGGCCTAAGCCGCATGAGGGTCTGACCACTGCGAGATCGAATAGAGGCGATCCACATGGCTATTCAGCAGCTTAGTCGTACCCTCCACGCCCCCGCCCACCCGATGGCCAAGCCCGGGTACGGGAAGAAGGCGGCGCCCGATCAACTCCCGTTCGACGGCGGCACCTTCGCCCACCTGCCCAGGCGGGAAGCGGCGATTGCCCGGTACATCGACCTTCTCCCCGACGGCTCCGACATCAGCATCAAGACGCTGGCCAAGGAGATGGAGGGGTACGGGCAGATGGCCGTCGGCAGCGCGCTGAAGTACCTCACCACCGCCGGGCACCTGCGTCGCTTCGTCGAGGAAGTGTGGGTGGAGCGGGAGGGATACCGGCAGGTCACCCGCACCTGGTTCTCCCGCACCGCGCGGCACGAGCACTGGTGGCGGGCGTTGCTGTGCGACGACGTGCCCGAGTCCGGCAAGGAGCCGGGCGTACCGGTGGACGAGCCGGGGGAGGCGGAGCGGCGCGGGTACAGCGCGCTCGCGCGGATCGCCAGGACCGAGCCGCGGCTACCCCTCTCCGCCGCCTCCTGCGAAGCGCTCGCACCGCTCGCGGGGGAGTGGTTCAAGCGGGGGAT
It contains:
- a CDS encoding helix-turn-helix transcriptional regulator, with amino-acid sequence MPAASSAAQAAREALAARLGELRRAAGLSGRDLALRCGWSPAKSSRIEHAKTPPSDADVRAWCTACDAEDQAPDLVAANQQADQMYVHWKRLHRHGMRRAQEEIVPLYEGTHSFRVYCSNVVPGMLQTEAYATALLSTIATFQDTPDDSPEAAAARVARSHVVQDGKRRFAFLVEETVLRYRIGDARTMAGQLGYLLAVMALPNVSLGIIPFTASRRVWPLEAFYLFDGHRVSVELLTAAVNVTAPSEVAVYAKAFAKLSPMAVHGAAARSLITEAIAALEKPACKLAQERRTAT
- a CDS encoding DUF6879 family protein encodes the protein MSQNDAPSFEALLAAAEHSAFHLEMRDTYDVGDEASDFEHWRNTGERDTDPDSAYWAPWVDLIGRTVARGVTVRRARIVSEPVTEYIRYEHAGASVNVLAGEEVRWLPRRLASAIPLPGNDFWLFDRTAVLFNHFSGDGGWADPKWEMRTEPEVIELAARAFGLVWEHGIPHAKYAV